The segment TAGAATGTGATGCCATGAGGATATTTGCGCTTACAGTTCACAACTTGCACAttgtcttgatttttaaaatagcgATTTTATTGTAAATATAGCACATCGGCACTATCTTACGTTGTCTAAAAGGTATCAGCATCAAATAGAGAATTCATCAGAGAGGAAGTCATTTTTCAGCACACTTGCGTGCAAATTTAGAATGTAGATTTTGTGAGCATTAACACCTCATTCAGGACctgattttcttgttcttcctcaTTCAAGAGGTCTgttggggtgggatggggaacTGTCGTGGGAGATCTCTGCTCACAGTTGTGCTTGTGGTTGTTTGAGTCATGCAGAAGTCGGggatctgtttttctttccttgtgcaATGTTATATGATACATGTTGGAGTTGGCCATTATGGTCAGTGTTGGAGACAGGTCGTTGACTGTCGTTTGCTATGGcaaatctattttttgtttgtttctattgtATTCCCTTCTGAAAGGGTTAAAATGCTGTTGAAGTGGATTATTTACCATGGTGAGGGAATCGATGGATCACAGAGTTTGTGATGGTCCCTGCTACTCAAAGCCTCTCATCTCTAGAGTCACTGGTTCAGATTCGCCCTGGTTTGTACTTTCACAGCATTTTGAAGTGTGAAAGTTGGCATTACTTTGATGTCTCTTACATCATAAGTTTCCATCACCTCACTGGATTCTGTTGTTTCTATTTCAGGGATCGCTCAAGGAAAAGACCCTTGAGAATCTGGAAAAGTACGTGGTGAAAGATGTAAGTGTGAAGTTGCTTCACTTGTGCTACGTGACATTCTGTACTGAGTAAGCAGGCAAGAAGTAAATACGCTGATTTGCTTTACTACATCACAAAACAGATAACGCTGTGATTTCTATTGTAATAACCAAAGACAAAGTGGAAAGTTCGGACGCAGCCTTTATTCCGAGCCAGTGATCCACGTGATTTCGTATCCACGCGCGCGTTTTTTACGTAAAATATAAAAGCCAGAGGAAATGTTATCATGGGACATAGGTGGATATGCTGGCAAGGCTtatgttgtttcttttggtgctgaaagcagctgtgttCCCTTGCCCATGTACATTTTCTCTGCCCAAGCAATCCTCTGCTGCAGACctctttttaaaagtaacaaaCGAGCATTGTTAAAACAGAAGTACTCCTTCACCATCCAGCAAAAGCATTACACACCTTTTACAATGAGAGATTGAGGGGAAGATCCTGAGAGACTCGCCAGTGCCCAGTCCTTTGATAAGCCCCAAAGTATGTGTTCAGCACATCTAAGCTCCGGTGGTTCCCTTACTTTTGCCTTCTGCAGTGTGCAGGGCCCGTGTGGACCCATCGTTTTATAATTATTCCTCGCTTTAAATGACCTCTGTGAGTTCCTCCTTTGTTGGTGGATTACCACTTTAAAGCAGTTAACCTTGTTTCTAGTTACATGCCTGCAAAATTCTTAGGAAACCGTCCCGTGAGGTAATCAGCTCTTCTGGTAACGACGCTAAGATTTACGATTCAATAAAAATAGCTCCGGGAATAAATTCTCCCTAATTTGAGGTTGGAATGATAATACACTTCAACTCGTGGCTCATACGAGCTCAGATTTCACCTCCTGTGGGCCCGCTTCGGGAGGGGACCTGAGGCTGCAGGGTAGTGGCAGCAgtgttttccttgtttcatcTGCTGGGAtcacagctgagctgtgctttggTGTATCTCTGTCACTGTGTCTGACTGCTCTGTCCTCTGACTTGCAGGGGaagctgccactgctgctcagcCGCATGAACGAAGTTGGGAAGGTGTTTCTTGTGACAAATAGCGACTATAAATATACAGATGTAAGTGCTGCGTGAACTGGTGTATTGGTATGTAATGGAATAAACAAAAGGCAGCCACTCACTGTATGGGATTTGGCAGGACAGCGTCTGGTGGGGAGCTGGGTGCTTTCTGAACTGGGATGATTTAGTGGTGAATGCCAATTAGGTGGTGAGACTTCTCTGTTATATCCTGGCTCTGTTACTGACCTGGTACGGGCCTGGCTTAAGTCGCTTGGTGCCTCTGTTCCTCAGCAATTAAGAGGGTGAAAGAGAAAGTGATAATCTGCTCTTCTAAGTGAGACAGTTCTTAGTAGGGAGAGGTCACCAAACCCATGCTCCTGGAGAGGGCCAGGAGCCAGAgcaggctgtgtgctgtgctgctggctgaatGTCAGGATGTTGCCACAGTGCTAAACCAAAGAATCACATGCCATTGTAAAGCACTGCAAGATACAGCTGAAGCAATGTGCAGATTCTTataaaaacagttgttttatttcctttcactttAAAGTCAGTCCATTCATTCTGTCTCCAAATCTTAGGCTGGCTTTCCTGTACatgctgaaaataaagttttgtagcctgaaaagacaaaagcagaaaagcgTGTTTTGATTAACTACATAAACAATACATCTTTGAAtactttctgtctttcagaaaattatGACTTACTTGTTTGACTTTCCACACGGACCAAAGGTATGTGGTTTCTAGACTGCAGTTCCAAAAGGAGTTGATGTGCCTAATTATCTGTGTAGCTGGAAAGCATTTTAATCCTGCTTCATCAGCTGCATGGGATTAGTTGCTTTAATCTGGTTAAAATACGCTTGCTGTTTAGTGCCCTATTTGAATAGGATCAAAGCAAATACAatataacaaagagaaaagaggcaTCATCTAGTCTCAAACAATAATCTGTGTTAGTGATAACATTATTTTAGTGTTAACGCATTTTAGCTGTGGTGTTTTACAGCCAGATTTCTTACTAATCTTGTACAATGttatgttaaaaatatcttGGTGGGAAGGAAAGGGTTGTATAAAGCAGCAGAATCTTTTGTGGCCTAGTTGTGCCTCTGCTGTGGGAGTTCCAAAAGTTTGCCATGCATTACTTGGTGTCCTGAGGATGAAGCTCAGCCCTGAAACTTTTGGAGGGAGGCTCGGGAGCTGAATTTACACTGCTTTCTCCATCTCTCATTAGGAGACCATCTCATATTCAAAAGTTTCCACACTGTGCTCTGAAAGTAGAAGACCAAGGGAGAATTTTCAGAACATGGGAAATCACTCCCGGTGTTTGTCAGGCAGGGCTGTGGTTtggagctgtgctctgtggaATAGGGTCCAGGCATTTTCCAGCTCTTGGCAAGTTTACCAGTGTGTCCTTGTAAGGCTGAAGCCATGAAATCACATTTGTCACATTCAGAAACAGTGGCAGTTTAGTGCATCTCTGCTGGACAGCTGTGCTGCGACGTGGCTGTTCAGTGCAgttctttcttcctcagttCTCACCGCTGGGCTGGGTTGGGATGGCTTTGCCACAAATGAGTGCTTTAGGAGATGGCAACCCAGGGTCATGCCACAGAGGCACGAACTGCGAGAATGGGTGCGTTTGATGGACCAGCCGTGTAGAAAGAGTATGGCTGTGGGCAGTGACACTCCAGTTAAATGCCCTGTGGTTGTTTATGGGGTGCCCAGCTCTAgggtttgtttttgcttttgcagcCTGGGAGTGCCCACCGGCCATGGCAGTCCTACTTTGACCTGATCCTGGTGGATGCACGGAAACCCCTCTTCTTTGGGGAAGGCACTGTGTTGCGGCAGGTGGACACGGTGAGCACTATACGGACGGCACCTCAAGGGCTGGAGGGGCTCATATGGGGTCTCTTAGTGGGAACAGGCAGTGCGGTATTTAGGCTGGACCTGCCCTAGAAACAGAGAGTAAAGAAAGAGTAGGATGGAAAAAACCCAAGAGCATCAGCTGTTCTTTACTAATGCAGTATCTCCTTCTTCAGGTGACCGGGAAGCTGAAGATTGGTACCTACACTGGCCCACTGCAGCACGGCATCGTGTATTCGGGAGGTGAGGTGGAACACTTCTTGTCCTGTGAAGGGCTCTGACATGTCCTGGTAGCCTTCATCTACTCATGAAGACTCGTGCAGGTGGCTGGGTGTTGTACCTGGCTCTAGGCAGGGCTGCGTTTCCCGAAACACATCATTCTGTGCCTTCTGCACCAGAAACTCTCTATCACTATTGCTACCCAGTgctgagaagaaagggaaagggacCTGTTCCTCAATGCCCTTCCCATCCTTGCCAGGGAGGGCCTGGGAAATGCCACTGCGGGGCTGGGAGtagggagagctgcagctggcccTGATGGCAGCAGCGAGGACAGCTGAGAATGCTGCACAGAGTGGATGCACcagggaaaggcagcagagggctgTCCATGatgcccagggctccatctcTGTTACGTGGCTGGGAGGCTGCAAGGTCCCTCTGCTGCTACATTTGTATGGAGGTGTGTATATATTGCAAGGGAAGGTGAGTGTGCAGTGCCCTGTTGAGTTTCTCAGTTGGAGATTTCTGGGAGGAAAATGAAGCAGCTGCATCCCTAACCCTGGTCCTCAGAATGGAGCCCTGCATTTCCCTTTAGCTCCCCATTCTGAGGCAGTCTGTTCTTTGTCTCAGGCTCTTCAGACACAGTCTGCGACCTGCTGGGGGCTAAAGGGAAGGATATTCTGTACATCGGAGACCACATCTTCGGAGACATCCTCAAATCCAAGAAGCGCCAGGGCTGGAGGACCTTCCTGGTGATCCCCGAGTTGGCGCAGGAGCTACACGTCTGGACTGACAAAAGCGGTCAGCAGAGTGGCAGAGGGGAGAGATCACCCCATCTTGACACCTTTTCTCCCACTCCCTCCTTTGGCCCTTTGCCCCTGGGATGGGGTGTTGATGCAGCAGCTGGGTTGCTCACAGGATCCCAGGTCACTTGCCTGCGATCACCCCAGCCTCGACTTGTCCaggggagaagctgctgctggttgAGGTTGAGCTGTTCCTTATGTGTAACCTTGTCCCCAAAACTCCTCTCCCTCTGTCTGTGTAGAGCCATGGTTTCTCTGGTAAAAAGTATCTGACAAGAGAGCCAGGTTATTGTCGCTGTACCACCCGAGCCGTGACTGCTCTCCCATCTGCAGGGAATCCCTGCTTACCAGGcgcttcctcttccttcctcctcctcctcctcctccttcctctgctgcccAAGTGCTGTTTCCTATCCTTTAGCCCTTCTGCTGTTCTCCCAGATTTGCCTGCTGGTGTGAGTCTGTCTGGGGGTTATGCACATTGCCCCGTGGTTGGTTGGAAGGTTTCTGTGAGGGCGGTGAATGTTCAGCCTCCAAAACTAAAGTGACAACCATAAACCaagcccagagctctgctggtggCATAGAGCACAAACGAACCCTGTGCTCTCCCTGCACAGTGGCTGTGACATACCACATTACTTGATGGAGTGCCCCACCACAGCCATGCACAGGGAGTGGGCGGGATGGTGCATTTGCTTTCATCCCTTTCATTTCAAAGTTAAACTtactttttccccctttcttttccGGATTATCCAGCCCTTTTTGAAGAGTTGCAGAGCCTGGACATCTTCCTGGCCGAGTTATACAAGTGAGTGTTCAAACACTGACAAGTGTCCTGCTGCCTCTCCCAGCCTAGCGACAGCTAATGCGCGGCTCTGACGAACCCTTGGGGTTGGGTTGGCGGCAATGCTGCCAGAGCTTTGCCTTAGGCCTGGGTTCTGCCCCTGAGACCAACCTTCCCCTCCAGACCAGCCTCCCTCCCTAAGCCCCCATCCCACAACATCTGGTTCTGAAAGGCTTTTCACAGCGTGTATTTACCTTCTCGCCTGTAACTAGGCATCTGGACAGTAGCAGCAATGAACGCCCTGACATCAGCTCCATCCAGAGACGCATTAAGGTACCAATCATAAAAATCCCTTTTCATCCTTTTGGATCCCAAAGGGCTTGACAACCCGACCCACTGCTCAGCCCTGAAATGCTTTGCTCTGCCTTTGGGTGGGCACGGCAGGCTTGGCAAAGCCGCTCTGTCTGTGGACGCAAACGGAGGAGCTTCCCAGCTCACTGGTGTCACTGGCACTCCTGAAAGGCAGCCTGGTCTGGAATAGGGTCTCCTTCCTCACGTACGTAGCACCAGCTTACAGtgctcactgctgcagagcagggtgctgaTGTGTGCCTGAAGGGACCGTAGCTTCTGGTTCAGCCAGCCCTGCGTACGAGGTCCCAGCCTGGGGCAGGTGCTGGCCCTGGTGccgctgctgccttcccctctgTTAGCTGGGGCCCGGCTGTGCTTTGATGCCTCGGGATAAGAGCACGCAGAGCCTCACAGATCCTTGCAGGCTTCACGTAGCCCCCAGCCTTCAGTGATGTTGAGGCTGGGTcggctctgtgctgctgtgtgcccaggCCAGGATTTAACTCACCCTTTGCTTGTAGAAAGTGACCCACGACATGGACATGTGCTACGGGATGATGGGGAGCCTCTTCCGCAGCGGCTCTCGGCAGACGTTGTTTGCCAGCCAGGTGATGCGCTATGCCGACCTCTATGCAGCCTCCTTCATCAACCTCCTTTACTACCCCTTCAGCTACCTCTTCAGAGCCGCCCACGTCCTGGTGAGTTGCAGACACTGGGGAGCACTCCCATGAGCTGGCAGCACGGGGAGGACGGGGTGGTGTTCGGTGCACCGTGGGCTGGGGGGTCGTGTCCTGGGGCTTGTGCTCTGGTCGCCTCAccatctcctttctctcttaCACGTTTAGATGCCACACGAGTCCACGGTAGAGCACACACACGTTGACATCAACGAGAAGGAGTCGCCCATGGCCACGCGCAATCGCACCTCGGTGGATTTTAAAGATTCTGACTACAAGCGGCACCAGCTGACCCGCTCCATCAGTGAGATCAAACCGCCCAACCTCTTCCCCCAGGCACCTCAGGAAATCACACACTGCCAcgatgaagatgatgatgaggaagaggaggaggaggaggaagaggaggaagaggaagaagaataagaaggaaaaagtaaagcatttctgaagataaaCCATGACTCTAGCAGTGATCAGGAGCAGATTCCTATGATGGGGCCCTTGGGGTGATGGGTTGGGGGTGTGTGATTCCTGCAAAGGCACATTTTGAAAGCGGCTGGAAACTTTCAACAAATTAACACTAATCGGGAGGagagctttgttttcagttttgcagaCGGTTCAACAAGCTGATGGATCTGCCTGGGTGGTGCAGTCAGACGGCACCGCCCGCCCGTGCTGTAATGCTGCTCCCATTCCATTTGGGGATGCTGcatgatttttcctttcccatgaTGTGTTTCCATTTGAAAGGCGTCCTGTAAACGGTTCTTGCCCTTTTTGTTACATTCatgtggaggaggaagggatgtgctgagccctgcagcagaCGCAACAGTCCTACCCCTCCTGCCACTGGGTTGCTGCCCTTTGCTCACCTGCATTCAAACCACTCCCACCACGTCAGCCAGAGCGCCGCTGCACCTTCCAGCTCCACGTCCACCCCTGCTTGGCAAAAGTCTCCCTGTGAATGGTTCAGTTCCTCCGTCCATCACAGATAGCAGCGGGATTCCGGCTCTTAtgtgcattttgcagctgtACACATTTCGGTTTGTAGGCGTTGTTGTCCCCTCCCTGTGTTTCAGCACTCTCTTTCATCAGCAGCCTTCAGTGCCCGATAGCCAGCGCATTTCTCAAACAGTGGAGCCGCACACTGTGTTCTCAGCTCAACTCCTGTAGTTCCAACAGTAAATATTAACCCCCCCAGCTTCAAGTTACCGCTTTAGCATTACATTAGTTGGCTTATCTTCCTCGCTGCCTCTTCCTGACCCTTCTGTCTGCTCAGCGTCCCAGAGACAAAAACCAGCCACAGTGAAGGGCCCAGTCTTCCAGGGTGCTGCGGGCCACACGGCTCTGCCCTGCCATAGGAAACAGCACGTGCCACAGGGCCGGGCAGGAAGCTCGCATCCGCCCGCAGCTCCAATGCCTTTGGCCCGGAGCAGAGCACAGCGAGGCCGCGTCctggctgggggggggggggaactcACGGCTGCTGTGTGGGGACCAGTGTGCCCGATGGTGCGGCTCTGCCATCCCTGGTCTTCCTCTGTGTCATGGGTGCAGCTTCCCTGACTCCAGCCTGTGCCGTTCACGTGTGAAGGGATTACAGTGGGGGGGGCCCTCTTGTAATGAATTCGACTGTTGTTTCAGTACCATAAGCGcatttaatcttctttttttctttttttttttccccccattttaAAGTACcttaggagaaaataaaaataatacacaccaccaccctctgagcagGAAATGCTGCTACTGAAGTAGCAGTTGTTCAAGTCAATAAACCTTGATGTTTCTACGAAGTGCCTGGTGCATTGTGGCACGTCGCTGGGCCGAGGGCTGGCCGGGCACTGTGCAGCAGGTGGCATGGGAGGGCAGTGGGTGGCAAACAACCCCAGCTGAAGGGGCGCACCAGAGCTGGCCCTGCGCCCTCACACTGAAGGCCGTGCTGGGTATTTTTGCTACGTATAACCATCATTTGCTATGTATAACCATCATTTCTCCAAGTAGAGCTGCTTGGATTCTTCAGGCTTTAGCTCAGCAGCTGGAGAGGGCACGAGGCTGCGGGCAGGGCGATGTGGGGAGCTCTGCGCATTCCTTCTGCCTCTAGAGTCCCCCAAGTAGCTCGCTCCCAGCCCGGGGCTGTTTCTGCCAGTGATGGGGAGATGTTGCAAGGCTGGAGCAGTGGAAGCTATCTGGCCCTCACTGGTGGGAAGTGAGTCCTGCCAGGCCCTGCTCCCACATCCCACCTTATGGGGTTCTGAATCACAGAACGattgggttggaaaggatcttaaagCCCCCCCAGTTCCACgcccctgccgtgggctgggtgccacccaccagatcagggcccagggccccatccaacccggccttgggcacctccagcaatggggcacccactgttccctgggcagcagtgccagggcctcacctcCCTCTTTTCAGACAGCACACAACAGCCAACGCCAACACAGCTGCCATCAGGTATGTCCAACAACCAACAGAGGCTCCCGCTCAGTCCCTGTGCCATGCCCGGGGGTCTCTCCACCCACAGGGCAGGGTGCGACAGCGCCACCAGCACCCACCTGTGGGACCATCGCTCCTTGTGAGCTGCTCACAGTGACCCGGCCCTCTGTGCTGGAGTCCCGATGCTCTTAGTCTGGCCACTCCAAGACCCTGCACACCACCCACTGGGAACGTGGTAGGGTCAAGCAAATGGTGTTCCTGCTTCCCAACAATTGTGATGTATGGCAAGCAGGCTGTAAATAAGGGACTTTTATTAGAGCAAGAAAAAGGCCATCAGCCTTGAGGCACCACTGCCTTTGCTACCCCTGGCTGCAGGATGGATGACCCCAGGCCCCACGCAAAGAACACAACTGGGCCCTACAGGATCCGGCCTCTGGCTCCCGACAGCTGCTGCAGAGTTAAAGGCTGCCCAGTGCCAAGAGCAATTCCTGgtcagcagagagctggggtCGGGGTCACCGCCATCAGCCCCACCACCCGCGTGCCAACAGCCGGCCCTTTGCAACGGGGGGAAGTATGGAGGAGGGAAAAATGCATGAACCGGAATgtccaacagaaaaaaaaatcatcatttatctagaagaacagaaataaacaaaacgcttttaaacaaaatcacaaaatatacaaataaatcaggtacaaaataaataggaaagatTGGAAATCTACAACAAAATTGGAATAATTATAAAATCCATTTGTATGACAATCAGTATAGGAAACGTATACACTTCATTCACGATTTCAGTTGTGCTTACTCAGGTTTATGTACACACATGGAAATACTGTAGTCAGAACGCTACAACTCTGGAGACCCGATGTAATGTACAATATGATACAATCAGCAAAGACCATGCGCGATGGACAATGGGAtgtgggagggagcagggaagcGCTGGGCTCAGCCACCCCGAGCATGCGCTGCAGAGCGCAGGCACAAAGCTCTGCCGGGGGAACAGGCTGAGGGTTTGCGCCATGCTCCCGAATGCAGGAGAAAGGTTTGGTTGCAGAGAACCAGCTCTTTGTGGCTTCCCGGTGACACAGGAAGGTGCCCTCAAATACTTGAGTTTTTGGATTCAAACTACTTGGCATCCAGGTGCGAAAGAAGCTGCTCTGCTGAACGCACACGGACAGAGCACGCACCCTGGGTAAAGGGATCCGggcctggctgcagagcagccaccaGGAGCCCTGCAATACTCCCACACCAACCTTTAGACAGGACCCGAAGGAATTCCTTCGGTATTGGCACTTCCAACAAAAGGCCTGTGGCTGCTCATCTGACACCTGAAGTTTTCTCACATGAATTCAGAAGGACTGGGTTCAACAGTGAATCCCAGAGGAGCAAAACTTCCTTTCCTAAAGTTCCGTGGTTTCCAAACAGCAGAAAGGTGATGCCAGACCTCTCCAGCAAGCACTAAATGCTGGGAAGAGCCCTTCCTCCCCAACCAACCCTACTGCTCAGCCAACTCCTGTCCTGCTTTGGGGGAGAACAGATCACGGAGACATCAAAGCCACCTCCTGAGCACTGGAGCTGCCACAGCTTTTGCCGcaggcactgctcagcaccCAGCCTCAGCCCAAGCCCAGGCCCACGTGGGGGAAAGACTAAAGGAGAAGAGCTCAGGAACTGAGCTTCAGAGGACTCCATTATTGGCCCTGCTTGAAGGAAACCTCAGGAGAGGTCACAAAGTTTTCCAACTGTAGACAGAAGAGCAGTAGCTCTTGAGTACCTTATCTGCAAGGTGCAAAACCCTTACAGTCTGACACGAGGGTAACAAGAAGGACAATGTCACTTTGGTAGAGTTTGATGCTACTGACCCATGAACCCTTTCCTCCAGCACCTGCACCCAGGCCTGCTCTGGGGAACACGCGCCCAGGGTCCGCATCCAGCTCCTAACACAACAGCAGCTACACAAAACCAACCTGAGAAGTTCAACCGTACCACTCTGGatctgcagcaagcagctgtgtCCCCCTGCTTGGGCACAGCCTTGAGGACAAGCCCATGAAACTTAAGGCAGAGGAACATGAGGACAAGCTTCAGGACAAGAGCAGAACACCAAGCAGGACTGTGTCCCCAGTGCTGGTGCTCTCCCAAGGATCACAGCACAGGGCCCTGCAGACCAACCTGACAGACCAAGAGGAGGAGGGCGGGGGCAGCTTCCCAGCCCACAGCGCAGGGCTCATCCTCTGCCCGTTAGGTCAGGGTGAAGGCTGCTCCCTCTTTTATGCCGTGCAATGATGCCTGGTTTCCACTCCCATTTGTTAAGCTTGTTGGTTCAACAAGCAACCCTCAGTATCCAAGGACCAGGCACTTCTTTGGCACTATCTTTTTCACTGATCGCTGCCCACCCGCCAGCCCGGCTTCCTACTGGCAATCCAGACATTGGATAATGCAAAAGCTGGTACATAGGCACTAGTTTTAAAACCACAGACATGTATTAGACAGCATATAAAATATGGTACATCTTTCACGTGGGAATGATCTCTACAGTCTATTTCAGCACAAGGAAGATGCACGTCCCAAGCGGTCCTGGAGAAGGTGGCTGTGCTCTCCTTAGGGCAGGGTACTTACACGGGATGTTCGTTGGGGGACAGCCCCTCACAAAGCCGCCTCTTTGGTTTCCTTTCCTCTGAGCTGAACTGAGCCAGTGCCAGTGCCACCAGTGCCAACCTCACCTCTGGAGCTgggcctgcagctggggagcagcacagggcgATGTGTCCGTGGGTTTCACGGGCAGCTGAGCTTCCTGCAGGTGCCTGCTCCACCCGCACAAAAAGgcacttaaagaaaagaag is part of the Numida meleagris isolate 19003 breed g44 Domestic line chromosome 5, NumMel1.0, whole genome shotgun sequence genome and harbors:
- the NT5C2 gene encoding cytosolic purine 5'-nucleotidase isoform X2 — protein: MRVFVNRSLAMEKIKCFGFDMDYTLAVYKSPEYESLGFDLTVERLVSIGYPHELLNFVYDPAFPTRGLVFDTHYGNLLKVDAYGNLLVCAHGFNFLRGPETRDQYPNKFIQRDDTDRFYILNTLFNLPETYLLACLVDFFTNCDRYTSCETGFKDGDLFMSFRSMFQDVRDAVDWVHYKGSLKEKTLENLEKYVVKDGKLPLLLSRMNEVGKVFLVTNSDYKYTDKIMTYLFDFPHGPKPGSAHRPWQSYFDLILVDARKPLFFGEGTVLRQVDTVTGKLKIGTYTGPLQHGIVYSGGSSDTVCDLLGAKGKDILYIGDHIFGDILKSKKRQGWRTFLVIPELAQELHVWTDKSALFEELQSLDIFLAELYKHLDSSSNERPDISSIQRRIKKVTHDMDMCYGMMGSLFRSGSRQTLFASQVMRYADLYAASFINLLYYPFSYLFRAAHVLMPHESTVEHTHVDINEKESPMATRNRTSVDFKDSDYKRHQLTRSISEIKPPNLFPQAPQEITHCHDEDDDEEEEEEEEEEEEEEE
- the NT5C2 gene encoding cytosolic purine 5'-nucleotidase isoform X3; this translates as MSFRSMFQDVRDAVDWVHYKGSLKEKTLENLEKYVVKDGKLPLLLSRMNEVGKVFLVTNSDYKYTDKIMTYLFDFPHGPKPGSAHRPWQSYFDLILVDARKPLFFGEGTVLRQVDTVTGKLKIGTYTGPLQHGIVYSGGSSDTVCDLLGAKGKDILYIGDHIFGDILKSKKRQGWRTFLVIPELAQELHVWTDKSALFEELQSLDIFLAELYKHLDSSSNERPDISSIQRRIKKVTHDMDMCYGMMGSLFRSGSRQTLFASQVMRYADLYAASFINLLYYPFSYLFRAAHVLMPHESTVEHTHVDINEKESPMATRNRTSVDFKDSDYKRHQLTRSISEIKPPNLFPQAPQEITHCHDEDDDEEEEEEEEEEEEEEE
- the NT5C2 gene encoding cytosolic purine 5'-nucleotidase isoform X1, giving the protein MTTSWSDRLQNAADLPANMDGHALKKYRREAYHRVFVNRSLAMEKIKCFGFDMDYTLAVYKSPEYESLGFDLTVERLVSIGYPHELLNFVYDPAFPTRGLVFDTHYGNLLKVDAYGNLLVCAHGFNFLRGPETRDQYPNKFIQRDDTDRFYILNTLFNLPETYLLACLVDFFTNCDRYTSCETGFKDGDLFMSFRSMFQDVRDAVDWVHYKGSLKEKTLENLEKYVVKDGKLPLLLSRMNEVGKVFLVTNSDYKYTDKIMTYLFDFPHGPKPGSAHRPWQSYFDLILVDARKPLFFGEGTVLRQVDTVTGKLKIGTYTGPLQHGIVYSGGSSDTVCDLLGAKGKDILYIGDHIFGDILKSKKRQGWRTFLVIPELAQELHVWTDKSALFEELQSLDIFLAELYKHLDSSSNERPDISSIQRRIKKVTHDMDMCYGMMGSLFRSGSRQTLFASQVMRYADLYAASFINLLYYPFSYLFRAAHVLMPHESTVEHTHVDINEKESPMATRNRTSVDFKDSDYKRHQLTRSISEIKPPNLFPQAPQEITHCHDEDDDEEEEEEEEEEEEEEE